One Aminivibrio pyruvatiphilus genomic window, CAGAGCCTCCCAAAAGGGCCGTGCTCTCTGCCATATCCGCCAGCTTCTTTTTGCACCCCTCGGTAGCCATCATGGGAATGCCGCCTCCGGGGGGAAGTGTGTAGAGCATCCTCAGGACATACCATTTGAATTCAAAGGTCGGTATGGATCCACCCCCGCCGCCGCCGGACATGTCGGGAAAAATGTAGAGGAAGTCCCGTGTCTCGTCCACAGGTCGATCCATGAATTTTTCAAGGTGCTTGATAGCATTCACACCAATGAGGGGAGTGAGATCCCTCTTCGGGTTGTCGGCGTCGAACATAAGAGCCGCCGCCTTCATAGTCCGAAGGTCGTTGATGATCACCGTGGCGTCGGCACTGTCCTGGCCTCTTTGCCGCACAAGGAGCATCGCCCCTGCGAGAATGCCGATGATGATAATGACGATGAGAAGTTCCACAAGGGTAAAGCCCGAACGTTTTGAACAATGTAATCCCCTGCCCCACGCAGTATTCATTGAGCTGATTCCCCCTCTTTCCCTGTGGAAATGCGGGGGCCCGAAGGCCCCCGGTTAAACATATTTAGCGTGCTCTCATGAAAACCTTCGCGTCACTGTCAGCATATTTTGTTACATAATCCGGCCCAACTAAACCATTTGCTTCTGCAGAATCAGAAAGCTTTGTTTTAATTCCGGTAGATACGTCAGCGCTCGTTTCATAACCCATAAACCAGTTGT contains:
- a CDS encoding prepilin-type N-terminal cleavage/methylation domain-containing protein, yielding MNTAWGRGLHCSKRSGFTLVELLIVIIIIGILAGAMLLVRQRGQDSADATVIINDLRTMKAAALMFDADNPKRDLTPLIGVNAIKHLEKFMDRPVDETRDFLYIFPDMSGGGGGGSIPTFEFKWYVLRMLYTLPPGGGIPMMATEGCKKKLADMAESTALLGGSDPSSFFTGGTDRPFVVTDMIVGMRVK